One window of the Microplitis demolitor isolate Queensland-Clemson2020A chromosome 10, iyMicDemo2.1a, whole genome shotgun sequence genome contains the following:
- the LOC128668841 gene encoding ribonuclease H1-like, with the protein MPLYLVLSGHKPGIYSSWEDCREQIISYPNPVFKQISSIKESHKYLRYWQSILHLPNHLFERNAEGRIIIFTDGSCFRNGSTESATGLGIYFGPNNPQNLSLPCFNRKTNNGAELEAILQALKIIRKFDLTKIDLFTDSEYLCNGLNIWYENWKERDWITSTGKPVSYKEELKYIKTQMEARDIRIYHVPGHEGIYGREQADQLAKDGAKLYELFRTEAKAEFNISQTDTSSEK; encoded by the coding sequence ATGCCACTCTATTTGGTCCTAAGTGGGCATAAACCTGGAATATACAGCTCTTGGGAGGATTGTCGCGAGCAAATTATCTCCTATCCAAATCcagtttttaaacaaatttcatCCATAAAAGAATCCCATAAGTATTTACGATATTGGCAATCGATCCTCCACCTGCCCAATCACCTCTTCGAAAGAAATGCTGAGGGTCGGATCATCATCTTCACGGATGGATCGTGTTTTCGTAACGGATCCACAGAATCAGCAACAGGATTAGGTATTTATTTTGGACCAAACAATCCTCAGAATTTGTCTCTTCCGTGCTTTAACCGAAAAACCAACAACGGGGCAGAGTTGGAGGCTATTCTGCAggctttgaaaattataagaaaatttgacTTAACAAAAATAGATCTTTTCACGGATTCGGAATACTTATGCAACGGCCTTAATATCTGGTACGAAAATTGGAAGGAACGAGATTGGATTACCTCCACAGGAAAGCCAGTTTCATATAAAGAGGAgcttaaatatatcaaaactCAAATGGAGGCCCGAGACATCAGGATCTACCACGTTCCAGGTCACGAAGGAATCTATGGTAGAGAGCAAGCCGACCAATTGGCCAAGGATGGAGCTAAATTATACGAACTATTCAGGACAGAAGCCAAGGCAGAGTTCAACATCAGTCAAACAGATACAAGCTCCGAGAAATAG